In one Arenibacter antarcticus genomic region, the following are encoded:
- a CDS encoding formyltransferase family protein, producing the protein MLTFFLQGKKGLTVLKGYKEAYFKFISQIIIGTDSHVINDYSDEIVAFCIENSLRYNVSKKSNSFTTEYGLAIGWQYLIQHQHNQKLIVFHDSILPSLRGFNPLVTGLINGDKTIGVTALYASEEYDKGDIIDAEKSDITYPIKINKAIKIVAECYSRLANKIVEKIILNKPFNTTAQNENNATYSLWRDEEDYLINWNDCSEKISRFIDAVGYPYKGAMTRIGNKKIIVLEASVTNDVIIENRTVGKIIFKRDNNPVVVCGKGLLVIEKAVEQDGKEVDFKNKFRIRFK; encoded by the coding sequence ATGTTGACATTTTTTCTTCAAGGTAAAAAAGGATTAACTGTACTTAAAGGATATAAAGAAGCGTATTTTAAATTTATTTCACAAATAATTATTGGGACCGATAGCCATGTTATAAATGATTATTCCGATGAAATAGTTGCCTTCTGTATTGAGAATTCATTACGGTATAACGTTTCAAAAAAATCTAACTCCTTTACTACTGAATATGGACTGGCTATAGGTTGGCAATACCTAATTCAACATCAGCACAATCAGAAATTAATTGTATTCCACGACTCCATATTGCCATCTTTGCGTGGTTTTAATCCTTTAGTTACCGGATTAATCAATGGCGATAAAACTATTGGCGTAACTGCACTATATGCCTCCGAAGAATATGACAAAGGGGATATAATTGACGCTGAAAAATCGGATATTACTTACCCGATTAAAATAAATAAAGCAATAAAAATTGTTGCAGAATGTTATAGCCGATTGGCCAATAAGATTGTTGAAAAAATAATATTAAATAAGCCGTTCAACACCACCGCGCAAAATGAAAATAATGCGACATACAGTCTTTGGCGTGATGAAGAAGATTATTTAATTAATTGGAACGACTGCTCAGAAAAAATATCAAGATTTATTGATGCAGTGGGCTACCCCTATAAAGGGGCAATGACAAGAATAGGCAACAAAAAAATAATTGTACTAGAAGCTTCCGTCACAAATGATGTAATCATTGAAAATCGTACTGTTGGTAAAATAATCTTCAAAAGAGATAACAATCCAGTGGTAGTATGTGGCAAAGGATTATTAGTAATTGAAAAAGCAGTTGAACAGGACGGAAAAGAGGTCGATTTTAAGAATAAATTTAGAATAAGATTTAAATGA
- the rffA gene encoding dTDP-4-amino-4,6-dideoxygalactose transaminase: MNYKTPFNKPHLTGSELDYISDAVTSGKISGNGKYTVMCQELMQKKYGFGKCLLTTSCTDALEMAAILIDVKPGDEIIMPSYTFVSTANAFVLRGAKIVFVDSRKDRPGMDEDLIQQLITKKTKAIVPVHYAGVSCDMDKIMEVADAHNVFVIEDAAQAIDSYYTDKYGNKKALGSIGHMATFSFHETKNIISGEGGMLVINDSQFKERAEIIWEKGTNRSSFFRGEVDKYGWVDIGSSFLPSDIIAAFLYAQLESIEKIQNRRIEIWKSYSINLREWASKNRIALPIVPEFATNNAHMFYLVFNNIEERTTVINALKKEGILSVFHYLSLHKSPFYELKHDGRELPMSDHYTNCLLRLPMFYNLSDNEIQLIIKTITKSI; encoded by the coding sequence ATGAACTATAAAACTCCATTTAACAAGCCACATCTCACTGGAAGTGAATTAGATTACATTTCTGATGCGGTCACCTCGGGTAAAATTTCTGGTAATGGAAAATACACAGTAATGTGTCAGGAATTAATGCAAAAAAAATATGGATTTGGTAAATGTTTACTTACCACATCCTGCACGGATGCCCTAGAAATGGCTGCAATTTTAATAGATGTAAAGCCAGGTGATGAAATTATAATGCCTTCCTACACATTTGTTTCAACTGCAAATGCATTTGTTCTCAGAGGAGCTAAAATTGTTTTTGTTGACAGCCGTAAGGATCGCCCTGGAATGGATGAAGACCTAATTCAACAGTTAATTACCAAAAAAACAAAAGCTATTGTACCTGTTCATTATGCGGGAGTATCTTGTGACATGGATAAGATTATGGAGGTTGCAGATGCACATAACGTGTTTGTTATTGAAGATGCAGCCCAAGCCATTGACAGTTATTATACCGATAAGTACGGAAATAAAAAGGCCTTAGGTTCTATTGGTCATATGGCTACCTTCTCATTTCACGAAACTAAGAATATTATTTCTGGAGAAGGAGGAATGTTGGTTATAAACGATTCACAATTTAAAGAACGGGCTGAAATTATCTGGGAAAAAGGCACCAATAGATCCTCCTTTTTTAGGGGTGAAGTAGATAAATATGGATGGGTAGATATTGGCTCTTCATTTCTACCGTCAGATATTATCGCAGCATTTTTGTACGCGCAATTAGAAAGCATCGAAAAAATTCAGAACAGGCGAATTGAGATTTGGAAATCATATTCTATTAACCTTAGGGAATGGGCTTCCAAAAACAGAATAGCACTCCCTATTGTACCAGAGTTTGCAACAAATAATGCCCATATGTTTTATCTTGTTTTCAATAACATTGAGGAGCGGACAACGGTGATAAATGCCTTGAAAAAAGAAGGTATACTATCCGTGTTCCACTATCTTAGCCTTCATAAAAGCCCCTTTTATGAACTGAAACACGATGGTAGAGAGCTTCCTATGAGCGATCATTATACAAATTGTTTATTGCGATTACCAATGTTTTATAATCTTTCAGACAATGAAATACAGCTAATTATTAAGACAATAACTAAGTCAATTTAA